The region GAATGGCGCGGCCACCGGAGATCGCGTCCAGGCCGGCTGCGGTCTGTGCCAGCAGCGCCGGGGTACGGGAGTAGATGGGCAGGATGGCGGAGCCGATCTGCAGCCGGGTCGTCCTCGCGGCGAGGTAGCCCATGATGGTCGGCGCGTCGAAGCCGTAGGCCTCCGACACCCAGACCACGTCGAGGCCGTCCTGTTCCCAGGCGGCCACGGCGTCCGCGCCGGTCCTGGGATCCGTGGCGTAGGCCAGCGGTGTCGCGATACGCATCAGCGAGCCCTTTCGGTCTGGCTGACGGCGCCGTTGCCCAGCCACCGTCGCAGGTGTGTGCCGAGGCCCCACTCGGTGAGTACGGTCTCGGTGTCCGCGCCCGGCAGCGGCGGACTGCCGACGATCGCCCCCGGGGTCTGCGACAGGCGGGGCGCCACCGCAGGCTGCCGGACGCCGAAGTGCTCCTCGAAGGTCGCGCGCGCCACCAGGTGTGGATGGCGCTGCGCCTCGGCGAGCGACAGTACCGGTGCCACACAGGCATCGGTGCCCTCGAAGAGCGTGGTCCACTCGTCGCGGGTGCGGTTGGCGAAGACCTCCGCGAAGCGCGTGCGGAGCACCGGCCATCCGGTGACATCATGCTGGGCCGGCAGGTCCTCGTCGGTCAGCCCGAGCAGCCGCAGCAGTTCGGCGTAGAACCGGGGTTCCAGTGCGCCGACCGCCATGTGTCCGCCATCGGCGGTGACGTAGACGTCGTAGAACGGTGCCCCGCCGTCGAGCAGGTTGCGGCCGCGTTCGGCCTGCCAGATGCCGTCGGCCAGGAGACCGGCGAACATCGTGGTGAGATGGGCCGTGCCGTCGACGATGGCGGCGTCGACGACCTGCCCGCGGCCGGTGGTCCGGGCCACGTGCAGCGCCGCCAGGCAGCCGACGACGAGGTAGAGCGCGCCACCGCCGAAGTCACCGACGAGGTTGAGTGGGATCTGCGGCGGGCCGTCCGGGCGGCCGATCGGGTGCAGCGCCCCGGCGACGGCGATGTAGCCGATGTCGTGACCGGCCGCGTCGGCCAGCGGTCCGTGCTGTCCCCAGCCGGTCATCCGTCCGTAGACGAGGCCCGGGTTGCGCTCCAGCGCGGGCTGTGGCCCGATGCCGAGCCGTTCGGCCACCCCGGGGCGCCAGCCCTCGATCACGATCGCGGCCTGGTCAACCAGTCCGAGGACCACCTCGGCCCCGTCGGGGTGTTTGAGGTCCACGACGATCGACCGTTTGCCCCGGTTGAGCAGGTCCCGCCTCGGGTCGCCGGTCGGCAGCGCGCCCGGCTCGGGTCGGTCGACCCGGACGACGTCGGCTCCCAGGTCGGCCAGGAGCATCGCCGCGAACGGGCCGGGGCCGATCCCGGCGAGTTCCACGACCCGGACCCCGGCCAGCGGGCCGCTCATGCGCCGCCCCGCGCCGCGAAGCGGGGAGCGCGTCCCTGGGCCCGGCTGGCGAGGGCCTCGGCGAAGTCGGCCCCGGCCAGGGATGCGGCCATGAGTTGGGTGGCCTCGGCAGCCGCCTCGGCGGCCCCGGTCTCCAGACCCGACCAGACCTGCCGCCGGATCACCGCGATGGACGCCGGCGAGCAGTACGCGGCGAGATCGGCGGCGTAGGCCTGTGCCTCGACCAACACCTCGTCGCAGGGGAGCACTCGCTGGACCAGTCCGATCCGGAGCGCCTCCACCGCGTCGATCTTGCGGCCGGACACCAGCAGATCCAGCGCGTTGCCGACACCGACCAGCCGGGGCAGCAGCCAGGCGCTGCCGTACTCGGCGATGAGGCCGAGCCGGCTGAACGCGGCGGCCAGGCGGGCCTGCGCCGCCAGGAAGCGCACGTCGGCATAGAGGGCGTGGACCAGGCCGAGGCCGGCGGCACCGCCGTTGACCGCCGCGACGATCGGCGTTTCCAGCGTCATCGGCAAATGTGGTTCGAAGCCGAACTCGTCCAGCAGTCGGTCGCGGTGCCGCTCGTCGAGTAGCGCCTGCAGCGCCTCCGGGTCGGCACCCACGCAGAACCAGTCGCCGACGCCGGTCACCACGATGGCCCGTACCTGCGGATCCGCGTCGGCAGCCACCAACGCCGCGTAGTAGTCACGGAACATGTCCAGCGTCATCGCGTTTCGCTGGTCGGGCCGGTCGAACCAGATCGTACGGACGCCGGCGCGGGTCGCGGCCCGCAAGCCACAACCAGCCGGTTCGGCCGCAAGCATGGATAAGCTCATCGGCGCGTCCTTTGCAGAATTTGACATTTGATAGTCTTGTCCTCGTGGTGGGACGGAGCAAGGTCCAGGACGTTTCTCATCCTCAGCTGTCCGAGACGGTGGCAAGCCTGTTGCGCGATCGGATCATGTCCGGCCAACTGCGTCCCGGGGAGCGGATCCGGCTCGAAGACGTCGCCCAGGAGACCGGCCTGAGTATCACGCCGGTGCGTGAGGCCCTGCTGATGCTGCGCGCGGAGGACATGGTCGAGCTGCAGCCACGCCGCGGCCACGTGGTCGCGCCGCTGTCCAAACAGGACATCCTGGACGTGTTCGGCCTCCAGGGCGACATCGCCGGCGAGCTTGCCGCCCGGGTCGCCGTCAGCATCACCCCCGCCCAGCTCGACGACCTGCGGCAGCAGCACGAGCGGCTGCGCCGGGCCGCCCAGGCCAGGCAGATCAGCCGGGTCGAGCAGCTCGAGTTCGAGTTCCACCGCAGCATCAACCGGCTGGCCGACGCGCGCAAGCTGTCCTGGCTGCTGCGAGCAGCGACGCGCTACACCCCGTCGCGGTTCTACGCGGCCGATCCGGAGTGGCGGGCGGACATGGTCGCCGATCACGAGGCCCTGCTTGGCGCGCTCGAGGCCCGTGACCCGGCCGCCGTCCGCCCGATCGTGGCCCGCCACTTCACCGACGGTGCCGAGCGGTTGGTCAAGCATCTCGATGGCCTGGGCGTGTGGAGCGGGTGAGTCACCGGCGACCATGACGCCACTTGAACATCGCCAGCGAGGCCCCCATAGCGGCAGCGGACGGCTGCAACGTCATCACATCGATCGGCGGACGGAACCGCTGCCAGGTGACCGACCGGGGCCGGCTGAACTCGCGCAGACCGTCCGCGCCGTGGACCCGCCCGAAGCCCGAGTCGCCGACTCCGCCGAAGGGCAGTGCCGGCACACCGGCATACCCGAGCACCGAGTTGACCGACACCGCGCCCGCCCGTAGCCGTGCGGCGAGCGCCAGTCCGTGGCGGCGATGTCGCGTGAAGATCGAGCCGGAGAGCCCGTAGTTGGTGGTGTTCGCCCGGTGCAGCGCCTCGTCGGTGTCGGCCACCGGGTTGACCACCAGCACCGGACCGAACGTCTCCTCGGTGACCGCCGTGCTGTCCTCGGGCACGTCGGCCAACAGAACCGGCTCGACGAACGGGGGCCGCACCGAACTCGCGTCACCGACCACCGCCCGGGCACCCCGGTCGATCGCGTCGGTGATGTGGCTCAGCACGATGTCGGGCTGGGCCGGGGTGCTCATCGGCCCGTACGGCGCATCCGGCTCGGCACCCGGCCGGACCTGCCGCACCAGCTCGGCCAGCTTGGCCACGAACGGCTCGTACACGGCCTGCTCGACGTAGACGCGCTCGACTCCGGCACACGTCTGTCCGGCGTTGCCCAGGCCGCCGAAGACGGCCGCTTGGGCGGCTGCATCGAGATCGGCGTCGGCCGTGACGATGAGCGCGTCCTTGCCCCCGCCCTCGATCACGACGGGGGTCAGGCGCTCGGCGCAGGCGGCCATGACCGCACGCCCCGTGGCGGCCGACCCGGTGAACGCGATCTTGTCGACCGGCGCGCGACACAGCGCGGCTCCGGTCGTGCCATCACCGGTCACGACCTGCAGAACCGGTCGATCGGGAAGTAACTCACTCCAGCGCTGCGCCAGCCACACCCCGACGCCGGGGGTGAACTCGCTGGGCTTGAACACCACCGCGTTGCCGGCGGCCAGCGCGTGCGATATCGCTCCCATCGGCGTGTAGACGGGGTAGTTCCACGGTCCGATCACGCCGACGACGCCGTACGGCACGTACTCCACCGAGCTGGCCTGGTTGAACGCGAGCAGCCCGGAGGCCACCGTCCGCCGTCTCAGTACGCGGCGGGCGTGCCGGGCGGCCCAGTCCAGGTGCTCGATGGCGAGCATCACCTCCAGCTGGGCCCCCGCGACCGTCTTACCGGTCTCGCTCCGGATGAGTTCGGCCAGCTCGTCGATGCGGCGCGCGACGAGCGTCTTGTACGCGAGCAGATGACGTCGGCGCTGCCGGGCGTCCAGACCGGTCCACCAGCCGGCCGCATCCCGCGCCTGTCGGACGGCGGCGTGTACCGCGGCTTCGTCGGCGATGTCGTAGTCAGTACGGGACTCACCGGTTATCGGGTCGACGTTGCGAAGCCGACGAGGGTGCTCAACCAGGGATGTCATCGGCAGCCTCCTGACATTTGATATTCGATACTCTAGCCTTGCTGTCAATCCCTTTGCGACACTCGCTGGAGGTACGGCCATGGAATGGAGCGACGAACAACGATCACTGGTCGCGGCAGTGCGGGACTTCTGCCGCCGTGAGGCCGGGACCCGTGAGCAGCGGCAGAAGCTCACCGACGGCGGACGGGAACCGCACAGCCCTGAGCTGTACCGCAAGATGGCCGAACTCGGCTGGCTAGGCCTGTCGCTACCGGAGGAGTTCGGCGGCGGAGGTGCCGGCATGGTGGAGCTGTGCCTCTTTCTGGAGGAAACCGGCAAGGCGCTGGTGCCGATCGGCGGCTTCACCACGTCGATCATCGTCGCCGCCACCTACGAGCGGTTCGGTTCGTCGGAGCAGAAGAAGCTCATCCTGAGCGGGGTGGCCCGGGGCGTCGTCGAGGCGGTCGCGATGTCCGAGCCCGAGGCCGGCTCGGACGTGGCCAACCTGAGCTGCCGCGCCGAACGCCGGGGCGACGAGTTCGTCATAACCGGCCAGAAGACCTGGTGTTCCAACGCCCATCTCGCCGAGCACATCCTGCTCGTCGCCCGCACGTCAGGCCGCGCTGGCGACCACACCGGCCTGACCATGTTCCTGGTCCCCACCACGACGCCCGGACTGACCATCTCCGGTATCGAGACCATGGGCGGCCGCGAGGTCAACGACCTCTACTTCGCCGACTGCGTGTTGCCTGCCGACGCCGTGGTCGGCCAGATCGACCAGGGCTGGCGGCAGCTGATGGCCGGGCTCAACATGGAGCGGCTGATCCTCGCCAGCGCGATGCTCGGCACCGCCCAGCGAGCCTTCGACGACGTCGTGGAGTACGTCAAGAACCGGCGCCAGTTCCGCCGGCCAATCGGATCGTTCCAGGTGATCCGGCACCGCCTTGCCGACCTGGCCACCGAGATCGAGTGCGCCCGGCTACTGGTCTACCAGACCGCCGCCCAGGTGGACCGATCACCGAACACGATGCTGCCCCGGGAGACTTCGATGGCGAAACTCAAGGCCACCGAGACCGCCCGCCGAGTCACCCTGGACGCGATGCAGATGATGGGCGGCTACGGATACGCGACCGAGTTCGGCATGGAGCGCCTGGTCCGTGCCTCGGTTGTGTCCACCGTCTACGGCGGCACCAGCGAGATCCAACGCGAGATCATCGCGAAGACCTACGGACTGTCCGAACAGTTGCAGTGAGGTGCTGTCGGCGAACACGTTTGCCGCCTGGATGCCCGGCCGGCGAGTGTGCCGAACACTCGCCGGCCGTACTGCTCTGAAGAATGACGACGTCGGTCGTCAGAGGCCGACCGCTCTATTCGAACCGCTCGCCCCGGTCGGCCATGGCCAGCAGCAGCGGGGGCGGGCTGAACCGGTCACCGTAGCGCTCCGCGAGCACCCGCGCGTGGGCGACGAAGCCCGGCAGGCCGCCCTCGTACTGGTTGATGTACTGGAGAACACCACCGGTCCAGCTCGGATAGCCGATGCCGAGGATCGAGCCGACATTGGCGTCGACCACCGAGGCCAGCACGCCCTCTTCGAGGCATCGCACCGACTCGATCGCCTCGATGAAGAGCATCCGCTCCTTGAGGTCATCGAAGGGCGTGGCGAGGTTCGTACCGCCGAAACTGTCCCGCAGGCCCGGCCAGAGCCCGACCCGCTTGCCGTCGCGGTAGTCGTAGAAGCCGGCGCCGCCCGAGCGTCCGGGTCTGCCGTAGTCGTCGATCATCCGGTCGATGACCGCGTCGGCGGCGTGGGGCTGCCAGGTGCCGCCGGCAGCCACCGTCGCTGCGGCCGTCTCCTGTCGGATCCGGCGCGGCAGGGTGAGGGTGAGCTCGTCCATCAACGCGAGGACCGGTGCGGGGTATCCGGCCTGGCTACTGGCCTGCTCGATCGTGCTCGCCGGGATCCCTTCGGCCAGCATCGCCACGCCCTCGTTGGTGAACGTGCCGATGACCCGGCTGGTGAAGAAGCCGCGGCTGTCGTTGACGACGATGGGCGTCTTGCGTAGCCGCCGTACGAGGCCCAGGGCCCGCTGCAGCGTGGCCTCGTTGGTCCGCTCGCCGCGAATCACCTCGACCAACGGCATCTTGTCCACCGGTGAGAAGAAGTGCAGTCCGATGAACTCCTCCGGCCTACTGATGCCCTCGGCCAGTACGGTGATGGGCAGGGTGGACGTGTTGGAGGCGATGAGCGCGTCCGGCGCGACCTGCTCGATCTCCGCGTACACCTTGTGCTTGAGCGCGGGATCCTCGAAGACGGCCTCGATGGCCAGGTCGACGCCGGCCAGGTCGGCCAGGTCCCCGGTCGGCTGGATCCGGGCCAGGATCGCGTCGCGCTCCTCAGGAGTGGTCACGCCCCGGGCGACAGCCTTGTCCAGCAGGCCCACCGAGTAGGCCTTACCCCGCAGCGCCCCCTCGACGGTGACGTCTTTGAGCACGACCCGCATCCCGGCCCGGGCGCACACATAGGCTATGGCGGCCCCCATCATGCCCGCGCCGATGACAGCCACCCGCCGCACCGGTGGATGGCCCGTGCCGATGTCGCGCGAGCCGGCGGTCTGCACGTCGAAGAAGAGTGCCTTGATCATGTTCTTGGAGATCTGCCCGGTGGCCAGCTCCGTGAAGTACCGCCCCTCGATGGTGAGGGCGGTGTCCAGGTCGACCTGCGCACCTTCCACGGCAGCGGCGAGGATGCTGCGCGGGGCGGGATAGGGCGCACCCTTGAGCTGCTTGCGCAGAGTGGCGGACATCGCCGCCAGCTGGGCGGCGAGCGCCGGAGTGGACGGGGTTCCGCCGGGGATCTTGTAGCCCCTACGGTCGTATGGCTGCGTCGCGTCGGGGTTGGCGACGATCCAGGCTCGGGCGGCGTCCATCATGCCCGCCTCATCGGCGGCGATCTCGTCGACCATTCCGTGCGCGAGTGCGTCCTGCGGTCTGCGCCGCTGGCCCCGTAGCAGCCAGCCGACCAGCGCGTCGGCCACGCCCAGCAGCCGGACGGTGCGCACCACGCCGCCGCAACCTGGCAGCAGGCCAAGGGTGACCTCGGGAAAGCCGATCTCGATGGCCGGGTTGTCGAGCACGATGCGGTGGTGGCACCCCAGGGCCAGCTCCAGTCCCCCACCGAGGGCCGACCCGTTGATGGCGGCCACGACCGGACGACCGAGCGTCTCCAGCCGGCGTACGGCGTTCTTGAGTAGACGTGTCTCGGCCGCAGATGTCTCGACGTCGGCCGGCGTCAGCCGCAGCAGGGCGGCCAGGTCGCCGCCGGCGAAGAACGTCTTCTTGGCGGAGGTGACGATCACGCCGGTGATCCGGTCGCGCTCGGCTTCGAGCCGATCCACGGTCGCCACGAGGCTCGCTCCGAACTCCTCGTTCATCACGTTTGCCGAACGCCCGGGGTGGTCGAGGGTGAGCAGGACGAGGCCGTCATCGCCGTACTCCCACCGGATTGTGTTGACCATTCGTGACTCCTCAGATTCGTTCGATGACGGTCGCGATGCCCATGCCGCCACCTACGCAGAGCGTGGCGAGCCCGTAGCGACCACCGCGACGCTCCAGTTCGTCGACGAGCGTGCCGAGGATCATGGCTCCGGTGGCCCCCAGCGGGTGCCCCATCGCGATCGCACCGCCGTTGACGTTGACGACGTCCAGGCTCAGGCCCAGGTCAGCGACGAACCGCAGGACCACGGCTGCGAACGCCTCGTTGATCTCCACCAGGTCGAGGTCCTCGACACCGAGGCCCGCCTTTGCCAGCGCCTTTCGAGCGGCCGGAGCCGGGCCGGTGAGCATGATCGTCGGATCGGCACCGCTGAGTGCGGTGGCGACGACGCGGGCCCGTGGGGTGAGACCGGCGACGGCACCAACCGCCTCGCTGCCGACGGCCACCAACGAGGCACCATCGACGATGCCGGACGAATTGCCCGCCGTGTGAACATGGTTGATGCGCTCGATCCAGTGGTACTTCTGGAGCGCGACCGCGTCGAAGCCGGCCTTCTCCCCCAGGGCGGCGAAAGAGGGACGAAGCGCCGCGAGCCCCTCCGCGGTCGAGCCCAGCCGGATGTGCTCGTCGCAGTCGAGGACGGTCAGTCCGTTGCGGTCCCGTACAGGTACGACCGAGCGGTTGAAGTAGCCGTTGGCCCACGCCTTCGCCGCTCGGGCCTGCGACTGCAGCGCGTAGCTGTCGACCACGTCGCGGTCGTGGCCGTCGAGGGTCGCGATGAGGTCCGCGCTGACGCCCT is a window of Micromonospora polyrhachis DNA encoding:
- a CDS encoding acyl-CoA dehydrogenase family protein, which produces MEWSDEQRSLVAAVRDFCRREAGTREQRQKLTDGGREPHSPELYRKMAELGWLGLSLPEEFGGGGAGMVELCLFLEETGKALVPIGGFTTSIIVAATYERFGSSEQKKLILSGVARGVVEAVAMSEPEAGSDVANLSCRAERRGDEFVITGQKTWCSNAHLAEHILLVARTSGRAGDHTGLTMFLVPTTTPGLTISGIETMGGREVNDLYFADCVLPADAVVGQIDQGWRQLMAGLNMERLILASAMLGTAQRAFDDVVEYVKNRRQFRRPIGSFQVIRHRLADLATEIECARLLVYQTAAQVDRSPNTMLPRETSMAKLKATETARRVTLDAMQMMGGYGYATEFGMERLVRASVVSTVYGGTSEIQREIIAKTYGLSEQLQ
- a CDS encoding acetyl-CoA C-acetyltransferase, whose amino-acid sequence is MTTEAFIYDALRTPRGRGKPNGALHGVKPVSLVAGLIEETLRRMPGLDPALIDDIVLGVVTPLGDQGADIAKTAALVAGLPDTVAGVQLNRFCASGLEAVNIAAQKVRSGWEDLVLAGGVESMSRVSMGSDGGAWALDPETNLHTGFVPQGVSADLIATLDGHDRDVVDSYALQSQARAAKAWANGYFNRSVVPVRDRNGLTVLDCDEHIRLGSTAEGLAALRPSFAALGEKAGFDAVALQKYHWIERINHVHTAGNSSGIVDGASLVAVGSEAVGAVAGLTPRARVVATALSGADPTIMLTGPAPAARKALAKAGLGVEDLDLVEINEAFAAVVLRFVADLGLSLDVVNVNGGAIAMGHPLGATGAMILGTLVDELERRGGRYGLATLCVGGGMGIATVIERI
- a CDS encoding GntR family transcriptional regulator; translation: MVGRSKVQDVSHPQLSETVASLLRDRIMSGQLRPGERIRLEDVAQETGLSITPVREALLMLRAEDMVELQPRRGHVVAPLSKQDILDVFGLQGDIAGELAARVAVSITPAQLDDLRQQHERLRRAAQARQISRVEQLEFEFHRSINRLADARKLSWLLRAATRYTPSRFYAADPEWRADMVADHEALLGALEARDPAAVRPIVARHFTDGAERLVKHLDGLGVWSG
- a CDS encoding aldehyde dehydrogenase family protein, which translates into the protein MTSLVEHPRRLRNVDPITGESRTDYDIADEAAVHAAVRQARDAAGWWTGLDARQRRRHLLAYKTLVARRIDELAELIRSETGKTVAGAQLEVMLAIEHLDWAARHARRVLRRRTVASGLLAFNQASSVEYVPYGVVGVIGPWNYPVYTPMGAISHALAAGNAVVFKPSEFTPGVGVWLAQRWSELLPDRPVLQVVTGDGTTGAALCRAPVDKIAFTGSAATGRAVMAACAERLTPVVIEGGGKDALIVTADADLDAAAQAAVFGGLGNAGQTCAGVERVYVEQAVYEPFVAKLAELVRQVRPGAEPDAPYGPMSTPAQPDIVLSHITDAIDRGARAVVGDASSVRPPFVEPVLLADVPEDSTAVTEETFGPVLVVNPVADTDEALHRANTTNYGLSGSIFTRHRRHGLALAARLRAGAVSVNSVLGYAGVPALPFGGVGDSGFGRVHGADGLREFSRPRSVTWQRFRPPIDVMTLQPSAAAMGASLAMFKWRHGRR
- a CDS encoding enoyl-CoA hydratase-related protein, with the translated sequence MSLSMLAAEPAGCGLRAATRAGVRTIWFDRPDQRNAMTLDMFRDYYAALVAADADPQVRAIVVTGVGDWFCVGADPEALQALLDERHRDRLLDEFGFEPHLPMTLETPIVAAVNGGAAGLGLVHALYADVRFLAAQARLAAAFSRLGLIAEYGSAWLLPRLVGVGNALDLLVSGRKIDAVEALRIGLVQRVLPCDEVLVEAQAYAADLAAYCSPASIAVIRRQVWSGLETGAAEAAAEATQLMAASLAGADFAEALASRAQGRAPRFAARGGA
- a CDS encoding CaiB/BaiF CoA transferase family protein, which produces MSGPLAGVRVVELAGIGPGPFAAMLLADLGADVVRVDRPEPGALPTGDPRRDLLNRGKRSIVVDLKHPDGAEVVLGLVDQAAIVIEGWRPGVAERLGIGPQPALERNPGLVYGRMTGWGQHGPLADAAGHDIGYIAVAGALHPIGRPDGPPQIPLNLVGDFGGGALYLVVGCLAALHVARTTGRGQVVDAAIVDGTAHLTTMFAGLLADGIWQAERGRNLLDGGAPFYDVYVTADGGHMAVGALEPRFYAELLRLLGLTDEDLPAQHDVTGWPVLRTRFAEVFANRTRDEWTTLFEGTDACVAPVLSLAEAQRHPHLVARATFEEHFGVRQPAVAPRLSQTPGAIVGSPPLPGADTETVLTEWGLGTHLRRWLGNGAVSQTERAR
- a CDS encoding 3-hydroxyacyl-CoA dehydrogenase NAD-binding domain-containing protein → MVNTIRWEYGDDGLVLLTLDHPGRSANVMNEEFGASLVATVDRLEAERDRITGVIVTSAKKTFFAGGDLAALLRLTPADVETSAAETRLLKNAVRRLETLGRPVVAAINGSALGGGLELALGCHHRIVLDNPAIEIGFPEVTLGLLPGCGGVVRTVRLLGVADALVGWLLRGQRRRPQDALAHGMVDEIAADEAGMMDAARAWIVANPDATQPYDRRGYKIPGGTPSTPALAAQLAAMSATLRKQLKGAPYPAPRSILAAAVEGAQVDLDTALTIEGRYFTELATGQISKNMIKALFFDVQTAGSRDIGTGHPPVRRVAVIGAGMMGAAIAYVCARAGMRVVLKDVTVEGALRGKAYSVGLLDKAVARGVTTPEERDAILARIQPTGDLADLAGVDLAIEAVFEDPALKHKVYAEIEQVAPDALIASNTSTLPITVLAEGISRPEEFIGLHFFSPVDKMPLVEVIRGERTNEATLQRALGLVRRLRKTPIVVNDSRGFFTSRVIGTFTNEGVAMLAEGIPASTIEQASSQAGYPAPVLALMDELTLTLPRRIRQETAAATVAAGGTWQPHAADAVIDRMIDDYGRPGRSGGAGFYDYRDGKRVGLWPGLRDSFGGTNLATPFDDLKERMLFIEAIESVRCLEEGVLASVVDANVGSILGIGYPSWTGGVLQYINQYEGGLPGFVAHARVLAERYGDRFSPPPLLLAMADRGERFE